One Deinococcus sp. LM3 genomic region harbors:
- a CDS encoding polysaccharide deacetylase family protein translates to MKSTPNRVAALGVAAAGLLVIGGPFLLWQRANLGLLRAGPQTRRVVALTFDDGPDPRSTPAVLDALNAAGAHATFFVLAAQAEAHPDLIARMLREGHEVQAHAVKHRHAWLRTPWGAWRDPGDAAARIGAVIRQVGGTQPVTLHRPPHGAYSLFTRLGQRAAGLTGAHWSLEGQDWRAGQTPGGLRAHLRRALQPGAVIVLHDAGPGARVTVPALPGVLADLKERGYTATSLAQLEGLRTERPADLPPRLMGALDRLLDRLTRTEPAGGLKDSILRVSPTRFPGPELTLRGSAPGGGLHLRAGVPAAEYHANNALMSQLGPVGTVRVARQDFRRVAADLQRRPELRGAQAVYCQSAVTPILERLGFETHDLPPATGRRLRLWANVLRRAYGAGATTQAPKLSVLSREDFLRLYGEVPR, encoded by the coding sequence ATGAAGTCCACCCCGAACCGCGTGGCGGCGCTGGGCGTCGCGGCGGCGGGCCTGCTGGTGATCGGCGGGCCGTTCCTGCTGTGGCAGCGCGCGAACCTGGGCCTGCTGCGCGCCGGGCCGCAGACCCGCCGGGTGGTGGCCCTGACCTTCGACGACGGCCCGGACCCCCGCAGCACCCCGGCCGTACTGGACGCCCTGAACGCGGCGGGCGCGCACGCCACGTTCTTCGTGCTGGCCGCGCAGGCGGAGGCGCACCCGGATCTGATCGCGCGGATGCTGCGCGAGGGGCACGAGGTGCAGGCGCACGCCGTGAAACACCGTCACGCGTGGCTGCGAACCCCCTGGGGCGCATGGCGTGATCCGGGCGACGCGGCGGCCCGCATCGGCGCGGTCATCCGGCAGGTGGGCGGCACGCAGCCCGTGACGCTGCACCGCCCGCCGCACGGTGCGTACAGCCTGTTCACGCGGCTGGGCCAGCGGGCCGCCGGCCTGACCGGAGCGCACTGGAGCCTGGAAGGGCAGGACTGGCGGGCCGGGCAGACGCCCGGCGGCCTGCGCGCCCATTTGCGCCGCGCGCTGCAACCGGGGGCCGTGATCGTGCTGCACGACGCGGGCCCCGGCGCGCGGGTGACCGTCCCGGCGCTGCCCGGCGTGCTGGCGGACCTGAAGGAACGCGGGTACACAGCGACCAGCCTCGCGCAGCTGGAGGGGCTGCGCACGGAACGGCCCGCCGACCTCCCGCCCCGCCTGATGGGCGCCCTGGACCGCCTGCTGGACCGCCTCACGCGCACCGAACCGGCCGGGGGCCTGAAGGACTCGATCCTGCGCGTCTCCCCCACCCGGTTTCCGGGGCCGGAACTGACGCTACGTGGCTCTGCACCGGGCGGCGGCCTACACCTGCGCGCGGGCGTCCCGGCCGCCGAGTACCACGCGAACAACGCGCTGATGTCGCAGCTCGGCCCGGTCGGCACGGTGCGCGTGGCCCGGCAGGACTTCCGGCGGGTCGCGGCCGACCTGCAGCGCCGCCCGGAACTGCGCGGGGCGCAGGCCGTGTACTGCCAGTCGGCGGTCACACCGATCCTGGAGCGGCTGGGCTTCGAGACGCACGACCTGCCGCCCGCCACGGGGCGCCGCCTGCGTCTCTGGGCGAACGTACTGCGCCGCGCGTACGGAGCGGGCGCAACCACTCAGGCCCCTAAACTGAGTGTCCTGAGCCGCGAGGACTTCCTGCGGCTGTACGGCGAGGTCCCGCGATAA
- a CDS encoding glycosyltransferase encodes MSTGFGRGHHQANRALDTALRARGVNLHARHADFLTYLNPVERTVTAGTYDLWLRYAPGIYRAFYNWTDRESEPRAVVGTFHHMGLRGTVRDVREVRPEVVVSSYPIPVAAAAAARTRLRLNFLNALIVTDYRVHHHWARPEADLLMVATPEAAGQMADWKIPPERVVVTGIPIAPVFRTLIGADRAALRERHGLRPDQPVILISGGGTGTFRALRGVLNELSNLGRRVQVLVLAGADGQGVGRVGGATVHRLGFTTDFPELLAASDLVVGKAGGLTVAEATTLGVPMVIHEPIPGQEEHNADLLERHGAAIWARQLRELRPAVLRALDPDTHAAMSAAASQLGIPDAADRVAQAVLGRLGRA; translated from the coding sequence ATGTCCACCGGTTTCGGGCGCGGGCACCATCAGGCGAACCGGGCGCTGGACACGGCGCTGCGGGCGCGCGGCGTGAACCTACACGCCCGGCACGCGGACTTCCTGACGTACCTGAACCCGGTCGAGCGGACCGTCACGGCCGGCACGTACGACCTGTGGCTGCGGTACGCGCCGGGCATCTACCGCGCGTTCTACAACTGGACGGACCGCGAGAGCGAACCGCGCGCCGTGGTGGGCACCTTTCACCACATGGGGCTGCGCGGCACGGTCCGCGACGTGCGCGAGGTGCGGCCTGAGGTGGTCGTCAGTTCCTACCCGATTCCGGTGGCGGCGGCCGCAGCGGCCCGCACGCGCCTGCGGCTGAACTTCCTGAACGCGCTGATTGTCACCGATTACCGCGTGCATCACCACTGGGCGCGGCCCGAGGCGGACCTGCTGATGGTGGCGACCCCCGAGGCGGCCGGACAGATGGCCGACTGGAAGATCCCGCCGGAGCGGGTGGTCGTGACCGGCATTCCCATCGCGCCGGTGTTCCGCACCCTGATCGGCGCGGACCGCGCGGCGCTGCGAGAACGCCACGGCCTGCGCCCCGACCAGCCGGTGATCCTGATCTCGGGCGGCGGGACCGGCACGTTCCGGGCGCTGCGCGGCGTCCTGAACGAACTGTCGAACCTGGGGCGGCGCGTGCAGGTCCTGGTGCTGGCCGGTGCGGACGGGCAGGGCGTGGGGCGGGTGGGCGGCGCGACCGTTCACCGGCTGGGCTTCACGACCGACTTTCCGGAACTGCTGGCCGCCTCGGATCTGGTGGTCGGCAAGGCGGGCGGCCTGACGGTGGCCGAGGCAACCACGCTGGGCGTGCCGATGGTCATTCACGAACCCATTCCGGGACAGGAGGAGCACAACGCCGACCTGCTGGAGCGCCACGGCGCGGCCATCTGGGCGCGGCAACTGCGCGAGTTGAGGCCTGCCGTACTGCGCGCCCTGGACCCCGACACGCACGCAGCCATGAGCGCCGCCGCCAGCCAACTGGGCATCCCGGACGCCGCCGACCGGGTGGCGCAGGCGGTGCTGGGCCGCCTGGGGCGCGCATGA
- a CDS encoding LptF/LptG family permease has protein sequence MTRLTRYVTAELLPPLLAGTLLFTAVLSFGYFFISSQWLSGVPVGLIARWIGYQMPDTLVKVFPMAVVLMTVVAFGRMSTERELVAVQGGGISLGRIARPAAAVALLVTALSVWLSLWVAPRANVETRGLYWDALTGAGLSQLVGKTVDLGNNLTLSMQGYDAGKRELRGVRVQKWQPDSAGRGTVILAERGTFENNRLSLSGYSTFVVDYGAVAALTRVPENDPAAFRAAVQDVFPSVIVPEKATDTLNVDTGLSRKQTLAQYADAIGADAEGWPELITKLTAPGVSAADRAGARVNLNRKLALPFANLVLVLAALPFALRFGRTLGVSLGIALMIAVAYYLLFFVGLTLAGLIPAFPEAGVWLANVLFAGAGLWQLRRT, from the coding sequence GTGACGCGCCTGACCCGCTACGTGACGGCGGAACTGCTGCCGCCGCTGCTGGCCGGCACGCTGCTGTTCACGGCGGTCCTGAGCTTCGGGTACTTCTTCATCTCCAGTCAGTGGCTCAGTGGCGTGCCGGTGGGCCTGATCGCCCGCTGGATCGGGTACCAGATGCCGGACACGCTGGTGAAGGTCTTCCCGATGGCAGTGGTGCTGATGACGGTCGTGGCGTTCGGCCGCATGAGCACCGAACGGGAACTCGTGGCGGTGCAGGGCGGCGGGATCAGCCTGGGCCGCATCGCACGCCCGGCGGCGGCCGTGGCGCTGCTCGTCACGGCCCTGTCGGTGTGGCTGAGCCTGTGGGTCGCGCCGCGCGCGAACGTGGAAACGCGCGGCCTGTACTGGGACGCCCTGACCGGCGCGGGCCTGTCGCAACTGGTGGGCAAGACCGTGGACCTGGGTAACAACCTGACGCTGTCCATGCAGGGCTACGACGCCGGCAAGCGGGAACTGCGGGGCGTGCGCGTGCAGAAGTGGCAACCGGACTCGGCGGGGCGCGGCACGGTCATCCTGGCCGAGCGCGGCACCTTCGAGAACAACCGCCTGAGCCTCAGCGGGTACTCGACATTCGTGGTGGATTACGGCGCGGTCGCCGCCCTGACCCGCGTGCCCGAGAACGACCCGGCCGCCTTCCGCGCGGCGGTGCAGGACGTGTTCCCCAGCGTGATCGTGCCCGAGAAGGCCACCGACACCCTGAACGTGGACACCGGCCTGAGCCGCAAGCAGACGCTCGCGCAGTACGCCGACGCGATCGGCGCGGACGCCGAGGGCTGGCCCGAACTGATCACCAAGCTGACCGCACCCGGCGTGAGCGCCGCCGACCGCGCCGGGGCGCGCGTGAACCTGAACCGCAAACTGGCCCTGCCGTTTGCGAACCTGGTGCTGGTGCTGGCGGCCCTGCCGTTCGCGCTGCGGTTCGGGCGGACGCTGGGCGTCAGTCTGGGCATCGCGCTGATGATCGCCGTGGCGTACTACCTGCTGTTCTTCGTGGGCCTGACCCTGGCGGGCCTGATCCCGGCCTTCCCTGAGGCCGGCGTGTGGCTGGCGAACGTGCTGTTTGCCGGGGCGGGCCTGTGGCAGCTGAGGCGCACTTGA